ATGCGGTACCCCTGGTTGGCATCCCGGATCAGGTAACCCTGCTCATTCAGACACGCCATCACCCGGAACAACTCCTGTTTGGTGCGACCCAGACGTTCTGCAATGTCCGTTAAAGAGAGTGGCTGAGAGATCCCGGACAGGAGCTCCAGCACTTCCAGACCCTTTTCCAGAGCCGGTACCCGGTATGACAATCTTGATTCGGTGCGCTCTAATGTTTTACTCATGAAATATGATTTTACATATAAAACACCATTCGTCAAGCACGAAATCTGAATTTACAATGTAGACCTATCATCAAAAGAGAATACACCTTAGGTCTGTAGTCCCTAAGGTGTCTGGGTGGAAATCGTCTATCGATTATTCTGTCCCGGGGTTTATGGAACCGTATCCACAAGGTCTTCGACGAGCTTTTTGAGAACCTCATGAGTGACCTGCAGATCAACCTGGGTTCGACCCGTCTGGCCTTTCTGCGACTCAAAGCGTTTCAGACTGAAATTGCCATTCGCATGGGAGGACAGAATTACCTCATAAAACCGGGTGCCGGTCGGTTTCTGATCGGGGGGAGTCGATCGAATGAGTACCTGGGCTGCATCCTCGTCATATTCGAGTGGACCGATATTCTCAAGCAGGTATGTGATCCGCTGACAGAGTTTCTGTCCCCACTCTTTGAGTTTGTCAAACGTGGCCTGTGTCAGCGCTGGGACATTGACGCGGATTTCCTGAAAAGAACAGCTCATTGTGTCAACCGAAGTAAAATCGAGAATGACTTCGATCTTACCTTTTGCAGCCAGCGTTACCGTGCGCGGCTGAGCTGAATGAAAGCCGACCAGTTGAATCAGTTCATGATTGAGTTGGTTTAATACAGTCATAGGAGAATCCTCCTGACGAGGATCTTAGTTTTTTTCTTTGGAATTCGTGGAGTGTTTTTTGCCATCGTAGCTCAAAATCGTGGGGCGATCGTCAACGACGGTTTCGATATTCACGGGGCGTTTCCAGATGGTATGCAGGTTGACCAGTGTGTCCTGAGCATAATCCAGTTTGAGCTCTACTCCCAGGTATTCATGTTCCAGGTAGAGTTCGCCTCGATTTTTATAGTTTGCATCCTGCACGTAAATCACAGGACGACCATGATTGCTCAGGCTGTTCAACAGCTGCTGTTTGATCTGTTGAAATTCTCGTGACTGAATTTCATAAGTCTTGTTGGAATCGTTATAGGCAAACGAAAACATTTTCTGCTTATAACAGAATTCGGGGGTCAGAAAGGTATCGATAAAGGTAATATCATTATGGATCCTTCTGACCTCAAAGATCTTTTCGCGGCCTAAACCGAGATCCTGATCCCAGTGTTCCTTCTGATACATGTCGGTGCAGTTCTCGTATTCCGGCCCGAACTGTCCTTTATTCCAGCGTTCTTCAATATCTTTGAGTAGTTCAATCCCCAGTTTGTAGGGATTCAATCGATTGGGACTGGTTGCCATCGTGCCACTGTGATGGTCGGCATAATTGATGAGTCCTTCATCCGTCAGACCGTGCCGGGTCATGATGGTGGAGTGCCAGAAACTGGCCCAGCCTTCGTTCATAATTTTAGTCTGCCCCTGGGGAGCAAAGTAGCAGGCTTCATCGTGGATGATAGTCAGTACATCCCGCTGCCAGTCTTCCAGGGGCGCATATTGTATGAGAAAGTACAGAACATCCCGCATTCGCTCTTTGGGAAACTTCATTTGATCAGAGAGTTCCCGCGCTTTCTGCCGTTTCTGGCTGGCTTCTTCCTCGAGCACTTCTTCCGGATTGATATACCGATCCATATAATACTTGGCCGGAAAACGTCCGCCGGTACTTTCGCTCTCTTCGTCAGTACGTTTCTTCGTCTCTGCTCTGGTTTCTGTTTTCTGTGTTCTGCGAATGTGTGGTGAATACGGATCGATGAGGCTTTCGAGTGACAGACAGGTATCGATGAACGTCTCGACCACTTCGTAGCCGTGGTTGTCAATATGCCGATTCATGCGGGTGGCATGGTTGGCCATCTGATCCAGCATTTTCCGGTTCGTCTGCGAGAACCAGGCATTGTTCTTAAAAAAATCACAGTGACCATAAACGTGGGCAATCACCAGTTTCTGGTCGGTAATATCATTCGCACTGAGCAGATAGGCGTAACAGGGATCGGTGTTGATCACCATTTCGTAGATTTTCTGCAAGCCGTAAGAATAACCTTTCATCAACTCATCATACTGTGCCCCGAACCTCCAGTGCGGATACCGAACCGGGAACCCGCCATACGCGGCGAACATGCTCAGCTCTTCATAGTCCAGGACTTCAAAGATGGTTTTAAAGAAGTCCAGGCCGTAATCGAGCGCATGCTGTTCCATCTCCTGCTGGATATCGCTCAACTCTTTTGGCAAAGGTCGATAAGTTGTCACTACCATAATATTCTCCGTCAGCTCTTGTTGACTATTGAATGATACGCTGACTGGCTGCTGTCAATCACAACAGTTTTTTATTTCCCTGTTCCCAGGAATG
The sequence above is a segment of the Gimesia algae genome. Coding sequences within it:
- a CDS encoding SpoVR family protein; its protein translation is MVVTTYRPLPKELSDIQQEMEQHALDYGLDFFKTIFEVLDYEELSMFAAYGGFPVRYPHWRFGAQYDELMKGYSYGLQKIYEMVINTDPCYAYLLSANDITDQKLVIAHVYGHCDFFKNNAWFSQTNRKMLDQMANHATRMNRHIDNHGYEVVETFIDTCLSLESLIDPYSPHIRRTQKTETRAETKKRTDEESESTGGRFPAKYYMDRYINPEEVLEEEASQKRQKARELSDQMKFPKERMRDVLYFLIQYAPLEDWQRDVLTIIHDEACYFAPQGQTKIMNEGWASFWHSTIMTRHGLTDEGLINYADHHSGTMATSPNRLNPYKLGIELLKDIEERWNKGQFGPEYENCTDMYQKEHWDQDLGLGREKIFEVRRIHNDITFIDTFLTPEFCYKQKMFSFAYNDSNKTYEIQSREFQQIKQQLLNSLSNHGRPVIYVQDANYKNRGELYLEHEYLGVELKLDYAQDTLVNLHTIWKRPVNIETVVDDRPTILSYDGKKHSTNSKEKN